A single window of Luteipulveratus halotolerans DNA harbors:
- a CDS encoding acyltransferase family protein, giving the protein MVSHQHRSLPYRPALDGLRGVAVAAVLIYHVNGDWAPGGWLGVDLFFVLSGYLITSLLLSEQLRWGSIDLIGFWLSRARRLLPSLVVVCGAVLVAASLWTVPGRRSPVGWDVLSALLYVANWRFLLGDESYFGNLALPSPVRHTWSLSIEEQYYLLFPLLLIGLSAITRNRIVRSAVLLLLALASAAWMVHLYVPGQDPGRVYYGTDTRAFELLVGAAVGSLMAGRAATARRRRSTVDRVIGLAAWPALAVFAVAFFVLPEKSDLPFQGGLLVLALLATLPILAAAGRTPGSLQSVLSLEWLRRLGLISYSLYLWHWPVIVFLNPAQVPIDGAALSLVQIAVSVGLAVITYRYVERPIRTRGFRALIPARPQPSVAVARVAMPVAVLGALALTQSSGSSAAPASAVGGSSHLEPTAGVSATSGVKRSVVLLGNSVPASLTQNHGGDTTVPDVVPTGNVSLGCDPFPGEKLIDGDPVKVSPDCVEWQQEWGKAMRLVSPDVALYFVPQTLVSDFKNDEGVQRFGTAGHDAFIRSSLDHVRTTSLAHGAKRFALTNLACHRMPDFGVNKEIDLINDDERVRHVNAVATAWARTHGVPVIDTFSALCKDGYHGEVNGVPLYQDGIHYTPRSGPIYWRWLAPQIRDIASGKKPASDAGTISR; this is encoded by the coding sequence GTGGTCTCCCACCAGCACCGTTCCCTGCCCTATCGCCCGGCCCTCGACGGACTACGCGGCGTCGCAGTTGCCGCGGTGCTCATCTACCACGTCAACGGCGACTGGGCGCCTGGCGGCTGGCTCGGGGTCGACCTGTTCTTCGTGCTCTCGGGCTATCTCATCACCTCGTTGCTGCTGAGCGAGCAGCTGCGGTGGGGCAGCATCGACCTCATCGGCTTCTGGCTCTCACGCGCCCGCCGACTGCTCCCGTCGCTGGTGGTGGTGTGCGGGGCGGTGCTCGTCGCGGCCAGCCTGTGGACCGTCCCCGGTCGCCGCTCCCCCGTGGGCTGGGACGTGCTGTCGGCACTGCTGTACGTCGCCAACTGGCGTTTCCTGCTCGGCGACGAGTCCTACTTCGGCAATCTCGCCCTCCCCTCGCCGGTGCGGCACACCTGGTCGCTCTCGATCGAGGAGCAGTACTACCTCCTCTTCCCGCTGCTGCTGATCGGCCTGTCCGCGATCACGCGCAACCGCATCGTCCGGTCCGCCGTGCTGCTGCTGCTCGCACTCGCGTCCGCGGCGTGGATGGTGCACCTCTACGTCCCGGGCCAGGACCCCGGCCGCGTCTACTACGGCACCGACACACGTGCGTTCGAGCTGCTCGTCGGCGCAGCGGTCGGCAGCCTCATGGCCGGGCGCGCGGCCACGGCCCGACGCCGCCGATCGACGGTGGACCGCGTCATCGGGCTGGCCGCCTGGCCGGCGCTGGCGGTGTTCGCTGTCGCGTTCTTCGTCCTGCCCGAGAAGTCCGACCTGCCGTTCCAGGGTGGGCTGCTGGTGCTCGCGCTGCTCGCGACGCTGCCGATCCTCGCCGCCGCCGGTCGCACACCGGGGTCGTTGCAGAGCGTGCTGTCACTGGAGTGGCTGCGACGGCTCGGACTCATCAGCTACTCGCTCTACCTGTGGCACTGGCCCGTCATCGTCTTCCTCAACCCCGCACAGGTCCCGATCGACGGTGCTGCGCTGTCACTGGTGCAGATCGCGGTGTCGGTCGGCCTGGCCGTGATCACCTATCGCTACGTCGAACGTCCGATCCGCACGCGGGGCTTCCGCGCCCTGATCCCGGCACGACCGCAGCCGAGCGTCGCGGTCGCCCGGGTCGCGATGCCCGTCGCCGTGCTCGGGGCGCTCGCGCTGACCCAGTCCAGCGGCTCGTCCGCAGCGCCGGCGAGCGCCGTCGGCGGGTCGAGCCACCTCGAGCCGACCGCCGGCGTCTCGGCGACCAGCGGTGTCAAGCGCTCGGTGGTGCTGCTCGGCAACTCGGTGCCCGCGAGCCTGACGCAGAACCACGGTGGCGACACCACGGTTCCTGACGTCGTCCCCACGGGCAACGTCAGCCTGGGCTGCGACCCCTTCCCGGGCGAGAAGCTCATCGACGGCGATCCCGTCAAGGTGTCCCCGGACTGTGTGGAGTGGCAGCAGGAGTGGGGCAAGGCGATGCGCCTGGTCTCTCCTGACGTCGCGCTCTACTTCGTCCCGCAGACCCTGGTCAGCGACTTCAAGAACGATGAGGGCGTACAACGCTTCGGCACCGCCGGGCACGACGCGTTCATCCGCTCCTCGCTCGACCACGTCCGCACGACCTCTCTCGCGCACGGGGCCAAGCGGTTCGCGCTCACCAACCTGGCGTGCCACCGGATGCCCGACTTCGGGGTCAACAAGGAGATCGACCTCATCAACGACGACGAGCGGGTCCGGCACGTCAACGCCGTCGCGACCGCGTGGGCGCGCACCCACGGCGTCCCGGTGATCGACACCTTCTCGGCGCTGTGCAAGGACGGCTACCACGGCGAGGTCAACGGCGTGCCCCTCTACCAGGACGGCATCCACTACACGCCCAGGTCGGGCCCGATCTACTGGCGCTGGCTGGCTCCGCAGATCCGCGACATCGCGAGCGGCAAGAAGCCCGCGAGCGACGCCGGGACGATCAGCCGGTGA
- a CDS encoding acyltransferase family protein, whose amino-acid sequence MSTTSTSRRARREAGQARYAAVDGYRGFFVVLVVLFHLGVSRLAGGWIGINHFFVFSGFLIARILISEHARTGRISAVAFYVRRLRRVVPAMLVLVAAVLVATLAFGEGAQRRLWGGDAAATLGFFLNWRLADRNDAYFDQFGAPSPLRHAWTLSIEEQFYVVVPFAVLAICMLVRRRAVRAGIVIALAVASAVWTAHLAQTASASRLYYGTDTRVQALLIGVAVGFLLGRGSDGRRPAMLPRTVTEVMGWVGFAVSLSAIFLLDETTQWVYTQGGVLLFAVAAGVIGWSAVDERPSLLNRLMSQRPLPYLGRISYGIYLYHWPIHLWVPLDGAPRWLAGAVQLALTLAVAMASYRWLEEPVMRHGLRGLRLPARIRRWTLGPALAALVAGAVLLWSTPEPALSSRQPDLVAGQPAYDTGRGPQRIAVLGDSVAQQLVHDLPKDRYPGLSVSDQTREGCDLLPATATTGEKDIPLQGPCRTTLESWPGQARQDRSQVVLLFAWTMLAYPHHGPDGQVTRPPDAAYRGVIEHGLEGLLARTRTAGASQLHLVTLPCRDLPKDETTGQSDASAADLARVRDVVRDPTWVNGVLKGWAARHPDVVRLIDLQAATCPQGYVAQRGGITLFADRAHFSRDAAPMVWKWLLPQIQQAYAPVQ is encoded by the coding sequence ATGAGCACCACCTCCACATCCCGTCGCGCGCGCCGCGAGGCCGGTCAGGCCCGCTACGCCGCGGTCGACGGTTACCGCGGGTTCTTCGTCGTCCTGGTGGTGCTGTTCCACCTGGGTGTGAGCCGGCTCGCGGGCGGCTGGATCGGCATCAACCACTTCTTCGTCTTCTCGGGCTTCCTGATCGCCCGCATCCTGATCAGCGAGCACGCGCGCACCGGCCGTATCAGTGCGGTCGCGTTCTACGTACGCCGGCTGCGGCGCGTGGTGCCGGCGATGCTCGTCCTCGTCGCAGCCGTCCTCGTCGCGACGCTGGCGTTCGGCGAGGGAGCGCAGCGGCGGCTCTGGGGCGGCGACGCGGCGGCGACGCTCGGCTTCTTCCTCAACTGGCGGCTGGCTGACCGCAACGACGCCTACTTCGACCAGTTCGGTGCGCCCTCCCCGCTGCGCCACGCGTGGACGCTCTCGATCGAGGAGCAGTTCTACGTCGTGGTGCCGTTCGCAGTGCTCGCGATCTGCATGCTCGTGCGCAGGCGGGCGGTCCGCGCCGGGATCGTCATCGCGCTCGCGGTCGCCTCGGCGGTCTGGACGGCGCACCTGGCGCAGACGGCCAGCGCGTCTCGTCTGTACTACGGCACCGACACCCGCGTGCAGGCGCTGCTGATCGGCGTCGCGGTCGGGTTCCTGCTCGGCCGGGGCAGCGACGGCCGGCGCCCCGCGATGCTCCCGCGCACGGTCACCGAGGTGATGGGCTGGGTCGGGTTCGCGGTCTCGCTCAGTGCGATCTTCCTGCTCGACGAGACCACGCAGTGGGTCTACACCCAGGGCGGCGTGCTGCTGTTCGCGGTCGCTGCCGGCGTGATCGGCTGGTCCGCGGTCGACGAACGACCCTCGCTGCTCAACCGGCTGATGAGCCAGCGGCCGTTGCCCTACCTCGGGCGCATCTCCTACGGCATCTACCTCTACCACTGGCCGATCCACCTGTGGGTCCCGCTCGACGGTGCCCCGAGGTGGCTGGCCGGAGCCGTCCAGCTCGCGCTCACTCTGGCCGTCGCGATGGCGTCCTACCGCTGGCTCGAGGAGCCGGTGATGCGGCACGGGCTGCGTGGCCTGCGCCTGCCGGCCCGCATCCGTCGGTGGACCCTCGGCCCGGCCCTGGCGGCGCTCGTCGCCGGAGCCGTGCTGCTGTGGAGCACCCCCGAGCCGGCCCTGTCCAGCCGCCAGCCCGACCTGGTCGCCGGGCAGCCGGCGTACGACACCGGTCGTGGGCCGCAGCGCATCGCGGTGCTCGGAGACTCGGTGGCCCAGCAGCTGGTCCACGACCTTCCGAAGGACCGTTATCCGGGGCTGTCGGTCTCGGACCAGACCCGCGAGGGCTGTGACCTGCTGCCGGCGACGGCGACCACGGGGGAGAAGGACATCCCGCTGCAGGGGCCGTGCCGCACCACGCTGGAGAGCTGGCCCGGCCAGGCCCGCCAGGACCGCAGCCAGGTGGTCCTGCTGTTCGCCTGGACGATGCTCGCGTATCCCCACCACGGCCCCGACGGTCAGGTCACGCGCCCACCGGACGCGGCGTACCGCGGTGTGATCGAGCACGGGCTGGAGGGCCTGCTGGCCAGGACGCGTACGGCGGGTGCCTCCCAGCTGCACCTGGTCACGCTCCCGTGCCGCGACCTGCCCAAGGACGAGACGACCGGGCAGTCCGACGCCTCGGCCGCCGACCTCGCCCGCGTGCGCGACGTGGTCCGCGACCCGACGTGGGTCAACGGCGTCCTCAAGGGATGGGCGGCCCGTCATCCCGACGTGGTGCGCCTCATCGACCTGCAGGCCGCGACCTGCCCGCAGGGCTACGTCGCGCAGCGGGGCGGGATCACGCTGTTCGCCGACCGTGCGCACTTCTCGCGTGATGCGGCACCGATGGTCTGGAAGTGGTTGCTGCCGCAGATTCAGCAGGCGTACGCACCTGTGCAGTAG
- a CDS encoding acyltransferase family protein, whose amino-acid sequence MARSRYGNRPALDGIRGLAMLTFMAFHLGVLSLQGAWVGINLFFVLSGFLITRLLIEERVDYGHIDVLGFYRRRARRLLPGLMLLLATLCAYGVVWASDDVRRGLRADLLATLGYVMNWRLILRDDQYFETFGNPSFLRHAWTLSVEEQFYVVVPLLVSALFVLRGRRAQTAVVLALAVVSAAWTSVVGLGGVTAQAHAYYGTDTRVQSLLVGVGLAFGLGLRRRGRRPRPLPRAVVTALGWGGLGALVVAYVAVPPLAGWMFDRGGILLTSAAAAALVTACADPRPSVLTSALGLRPIAYLGKLSYGLYLWHWPIHLWLAHAVPDMPTWLHVVAGMVVTTGVAATSYELVERPVLRAGVRGLVPTGRRGSRLVMLTSVVALVAASFAVGRVPASATPVTSAPAVQLVPGAPAYVPGRERITFGLFGDSVPEKLLENRPPRYSDLAAVGLTDPGCDLTDLPRAGGNPKESLPTPRCLALKQGMADAARSGELDVVVLMTGTVASLPHLIDGRAVGVEDPRYEGLVVAALERMRRDARAGGAQQVQVVTVPCRDRRMSYLPDSYRAYLDRHPSFADAGADPVVLNRLITRWAGENDVPVLDLYGALGCAKGFTARRHGIDLYGDGVHFSPEATPMIWTWLAPAIRSAYQQRAGAGS is encoded by the coding sequence TTGGCACGTTCGCGGTACGGCAACCGTCCTGCTCTGGACGGTATTCGGGGGCTGGCCATGCTCACGTTCATGGCGTTCCACCTCGGGGTGCTGTCGCTGCAGGGAGCGTGGGTCGGGATCAACCTGTTCTTCGTGCTGTCGGGATTCCTGATCACCCGGCTGCTGATCGAGGAGCGGGTCGACTACGGCCACATCGACGTACTCGGGTTCTACCGCCGCCGTGCGCGGCGTCTGCTCCCGGGGCTGATGCTCCTGCTGGCGACCTTGTGCGCCTACGGCGTGGTCTGGGCGAGCGACGACGTACGCCGGGGCCTGAGAGCCGATCTCCTCGCCACGCTCGGCTACGTCATGAACTGGCGCCTGATCCTGCGCGACGACCAGTACTTCGAGACCTTCGGCAACCCCTCCTTCCTGCGTCACGCGTGGACGCTGTCCGTCGAGGAGCAGTTCTACGTCGTCGTGCCGTTGCTCGTCAGCGCGCTGTTCGTGCTGCGCGGCCGGCGTGCTCAGACCGCTGTGGTGCTCGCCCTTGCCGTGGTGTCGGCCGCCTGGACGTCGGTCGTCGGTCTCGGCGGCGTCACGGCGCAGGCCCACGCCTACTACGGCACCGACACCCGGGTGCAGTCGCTCCTCGTCGGCGTCGGCCTGGCCTTCGGGCTGGGGCTGCGCCGTAGGGGCCGGCGACCGCGCCCCCTGCCCCGAGCCGTCGTGACGGCACTCGGCTGGGGCGGACTGGGCGCGCTCGTGGTGGCGTATGTCGCGGTCCCGCCTCTCGCGGGCTGGATGTTCGACCGCGGCGGCATCCTGCTCACCTCGGCGGCCGCGGCCGCCCTCGTGACCGCGTGCGCCGACCCGCGCCCGTCCGTGCTGACCAGCGCGCTCGGTCTGCGGCCGATCGCCTACCTCGGCAAGCTGTCCTACGGGCTCTACCTGTGGCACTGGCCGATCCACCTGTGGCTCGCCCACGCTGTGCCGGACATGCCGACCTGGCTGCACGTGGTGGCGGGCATGGTGGTCACGACCGGGGTGGCAGCGACGTCGTACGAACTGGTCGAGCGACCCGTGCTGCGCGCCGGCGTACGCGGTCTTGTCCCGACCGGCCGGCGCGGTTCGCGGCTCGTGATGCTCACCAGCGTGGTCGCGCTGGTGGCGGCGTCGTTCGCCGTCGGACGGGTGCCCGCGAGCGCGACGCCGGTGACCTCTGCACCGGCCGTACAGCTCGTCCCCGGTGCACCGGCGTACGTCCCCGGCCGAGAGCGCATCACGTTCGGGCTCTTCGGTGACTCCGTCCCCGAGAAGCTGCTCGAGAACCGACCGCCCAGGTACTCCGACCTGGCCGCTGTGGGTCTCACCGACCCGGGGTGCGACCTGACCGACCTGCCTCGTGCCGGCGGCAACCCGAAGGAGAGCCTACCGACTCCGCGATGCCTGGCCCTCAAGCAGGGCATGGCCGACGCGGCGCGCTCCGGTGAGCTCGATGTCGTCGTCCTCATGACCGGCACGGTGGCCTCGCTGCCGCACCTGATCGACGGGCGCGCCGTGGGCGTGGAGGACCCGCGGTACGAAGGGCTGGTGGTCGCTGCGCTGGAGCGCATGCGGCGCGACGCGCGGGCCGGGGGCGCTCAGCAGGTGCAGGTCGTGACGGTGCCGTGCCGCGACCGGCGGATGAGCTACCTCCCTGACAGCTACCGCGCTTACCTCGACCGGCACCCGTCGTTCGCGGACGCCGGTGCGGATCCTGTCGTTCTCAACCGCCTGATCACGCGCTGGGCCGGCGAGAACGACGTGCCTGTGCTCGACCTGTACGGCGCGCTGGGATGCGCGAAGGGGTTCACCGCGCGACGCCACGGGATCGACCTCTACGGCGACGGCGTCCACTTCTCGCCGGAGGCCACCCCGATGATCTGGACCTGGCTCGCACCGGCGATCCGGTCGGCGTACCAGCAGCGCGCGGGAGCGGGCTCATGA
- a CDS encoding acyltransferase family protein, whose product MSTRPPGMGYRPALDGLRAVSVVTIMLFHVPVSWVQGGYWSVNVFFVVSGYLITGLLLKEYAKWGNIDLVGFYLRRARRLLPALLVMLVVVALVTPRIMDNQTPGTIKGDGIAALFYVANWRMIITGQSYFEQFGSPSPFRHTWTLGIEEQYYLIFPLLLIVLLHVFTRRRSWGPTIVVGALALASAVVMAMVNTPGDPSRVYYGTDARMQDILVGAVLALVLHRMGARRVAALSRHRRPLELIGWTAAVATIVWFLWIPADGWVFNGGFLLFDVMFVLLVLSVELAPTTSIARVLSTPVVVWVGKLSYGLYLWHWPLFVLLTPERTGLDTVPLTVVRFAATFAVSAASYYWIEDPIRRGSLRRRLGPRVSPAFSTAAVGVAAVLIGVSATGVQLAPSARAGEAQAATVGSGDYGVLIVGDSVGFSLGYNFPKEKFPGVAATARVNFGCGTAEQHLAFNGKPQKGEDQEECNTIFANWRDGMQQTKPKAIVWSLGGWEVFDHEVDGKVLEVGSPAYAAYLTARLEEGLKALSPSTAPVFITNVPCYHQEKFVVAGQDLSSDRNDPQRGKAVNAVLDAFAAKHPDRVHIADLDSFACPNGKYEEVVRGKKIRIDGVHYSADGARGFWEWLMPQIKKVTG is encoded by the coding sequence ATGAGCACACGTCCACCCGGGATGGGATATCGACCGGCGCTGGACGGGCTCCGCGCGGTGTCCGTCGTCACGATCATGCTGTTCCACGTGCCCGTCTCATGGGTGCAGGGCGGGTACTGGTCGGTCAACGTCTTCTTCGTCGTCTCCGGCTACCTGATCACCGGGCTCCTGCTGAAGGAGTACGCCAAGTGGGGCAACATCGACCTGGTCGGGTTCTACCTGCGCCGGGCCAGACGCCTCCTGCCGGCCCTGCTCGTGATGCTCGTCGTGGTCGCGCTGGTGACGCCCCGCATCATGGACAACCAGACGCCGGGCACGATCAAGGGCGACGGCATCGCGGCGCTGTTCTACGTCGCCAACTGGCGGATGATCATCACCGGCCAGTCCTACTTCGAGCAGTTCGGCTCGCCCTCGCCGTTCCGGCACACCTGGACGCTGGGGATCGAGGAGCAGTACTACCTGATCTTCCCCTTGCTGCTGATCGTGCTCCTGCACGTGTTCACCCGCCGCCGGTCGTGGGGCCCGACGATCGTCGTCGGCGCGCTGGCTCTGGCGTCGGCGGTCGTGATGGCGATGGTCAACACGCCGGGCGACCCCTCGCGTGTCTACTACGGCACGGACGCCCGGATGCAGGACATCCTCGTCGGTGCCGTGCTCGCCCTTGTCCTGCACCGCATGGGAGCACGCCGGGTCGCTGCTCTGTCGCGTCATCGTCGGCCCCTTGAGCTGATCGGCTGGACGGCGGCGGTGGCGACGATCGTCTGGTTCCTGTGGATCCCCGCGGACGGCTGGGTCTTCAACGGCGGATTCCTGCTGTTCGACGTGATGTTCGTGCTGCTCGTGCTCAGTGTCGAGCTCGCGCCGACCACGTCCATCGCGCGCGTTCTCAGCACTCCCGTGGTGGTCTGGGTCGGCAAGCTCTCCTACGGGCTCTACCTGTGGCACTGGCCGTTGTTCGTGCTGCTCACCCCCGAGCGCACCGGCCTCGACACGGTGCCGCTGACGGTGGTGCGCTTCGCCGCGACCTTCGCCGTCTCGGCCGCGTCGTACTACTGGATCGAGGACCCGATCCGGCGCGGCTCGCTGCGTCGCAGGCTCGGGCCCCGCGTCTCGCCGGCGTTCTCGACCGCCGCCGTGGGCGTGGCGGCCGTGCTCATCGGCGTCTCGGCGACCGGCGTCCAGCTGGCTCCGTCGGCGCGCGCGGGCGAGGCGCAGGCCGCGACGGTCGGCAGCGGCGACTACGGCGTCCTCATCGTCGGCGACTCGGTGGGCTTCAGCCTGGGCTACAACTTCCCCAAGGAGAAGTTCCCCGGAGTCGCGGCCACGGCCAGGGTCAACTTCGGCTGCGGCACTGCTGAGCAGCACCTCGCCTTCAACGGCAAGCCGCAGAAGGGCGAGGACCAGGAGGAGTGCAACACGATCTTCGCCAACTGGCGCGACGGCATGCAGCAGACCAAGCCCAAGGCCATCGTCTGGAGCCTCGGTGGCTGGGAGGTCTTCGACCACGAGGTCGACGGCAAGGTCCTCGAGGTCGGGTCGCCGGCGTACGCCGCGTACCTCACCGCGCGCCTTGAGGAAGGTCTGAAAGCCCTGAGCCCGAGCACGGCTCCGGTGTTCATCACCAACGTCCCGTGCTACCACCAGGAGAAGTTCGTCGTGGCCGGGCAGGACCTCTCATCGGACCGCAATGACCCGCAGCGCGGCAAGGCCGTCAATGCCGTTCTCGACGCGTTTGCCGCCAAGCACCCCGATCGCGTGCACATCGCCGATCTCGACAGCTTCGCGTGCCCCAACGGCAAGTACGAAGAGGTCGTGCGCGGCAAGAAGATCCGCATCGACGGCGTGCACTACTCCGCCGACGGCGCGCGCGGTTTCTGGGAGTGGCTCATGCCTCAGATCAAGAAGGTCACCGGCTGA
- a CDS encoding sugar phosphate nucleotidyltransferase, which yields MTVGIVLAGGYGTRMRPLTDQAPKHLLPVGADPLIVHQLRRLAGAGVTDVVLATGYCAEQFEPALGDGSRWGVRLSYAPETEPLGTGGALRHAWASSSRARQARAVVVLNGDLLSGHDLRAQITAYERRAEEGTALLLHVRSVPDPRAYGSVVCARDGRVVDFVEKPEHPVADLINAGTYVVAGATVGAIDADGPVSWERDVVPGLVGDGAVHAYAEQAYFRDVGSPAALVAASADAVLGRLPGGSPGRRAWVDPAATVEVGAMLTDGTTVHAGARVESGAQVSGSIVMRGAVVQAGARMVDAVAAPDAVVRTGADVTGMVVGAVSEP from the coding sequence ATGACGGTGGGCATCGTGCTCGCGGGCGGATACGGCACCCGGATGCGGCCGCTCACCGACCAGGCACCCAAGCACCTGCTGCCGGTCGGCGCCGATCCGTTGATCGTGCACCAGCTGCGCCGACTCGCCGGCGCCGGCGTCACCGATGTCGTCCTCGCGACCGGGTACTGCGCCGAGCAGTTCGAACCCGCGCTCGGTGACGGGTCGCGCTGGGGCGTCCGCCTGTCGTACGCCCCCGAGACCGAGCCGCTCGGAACGGGCGGCGCACTGCGGCATGCCTGGGCGAGCTCGTCCAGAGCCCGGCAGGCCCGGGCGGTCGTCGTCCTCAACGGCGACCTGCTCAGCGGCCACGACCTGCGTGCGCAGATCACCGCGTACGAACGTCGTGCCGAGGAGGGGACAGCGCTCCTGCTTCACGTCAGGTCCGTGCCGGATCCGCGCGCGTACGGCTCGGTCGTGTGCGCCCGCGACGGGCGCGTGGTCGACTTCGTCGAGAAGCCGGAGCACCCGGTCGCGGACCTCATCAACGCCGGCACGTACGTCGTCGCGGGTGCGACCGTCGGCGCCATCGATGCCGACGGTCCGGTGTCGTGGGAGCGCGACGTCGTACCCGGGCTCGTCGGTGACGGTGCGGTGCACGCGTACGCCGAACAGGCGTACTTCCGCGATGTGGGCTCGCCGGCCGCGCTGGTCGCGGCGTCGGCCGACGCCGTCCTCGGCAGGCTGCCCGGCGGTTCCCCCGGTCGACGGGCGTGGGTCGACCCGGCCGCCACCGTCGAGGTGGGAGCGATGCTGACCGACGGTACGACGGTGCACGCGGGTGCGCGGGTCGAGTCCGGCGCGCAGGTGAGCGGCAGCATCGTGATGCGCGGTGCGGTGGTGCAGGCGGGCGCGCGGATGGTCGACGCGGTCGCAGCGCCGGACGCCGTCGTACGGACCGGTGCTGACGTGACCGGCATGGTCGTGGGCGCGGTGTCCGAACCCTGA